Proteins encoded together in one Terriglobus saanensis SP1PR4 window:
- a CDS encoding M28 family peptidase, producing MLSFKQAKFAALVALCVGVTAVAQTSTIPQRLRAGYNDISQERMRADLTFFAGDGTEGRMTLSAGDLAATQWVAAEFAKAGLKPIATDANGKPSYLQAVPVIDYASDPKATEISFEQNGKHESWHAPQIGGSFRDPVSIDAGLVYVGYGITAPELHYDDYAGVDVSGKVVLMMEYEPQEDDQHSIFNGTGLTSHGTLRVKALNAQRHGAVAVIILPEPNSTHPSTAARMARVFAGVTGKRLTPIPLQQLDGDELHIPLMNVPVVVADKFVSASTSELQRSIDADLKPRSQEIVGAKIHLRMKNLTRTPGVTYNAVGLLEGSDPKLRAETVMLSAHHDHNGVSEVEEPDGTRHTGIWSGADDNGSGTVGVVALAQAFAKNPVKPKRSLLFVVFASEERGFEGSNYLTQHPLRDLRTTRALVNFDMIGRDEKPSAQTEGQVEIPADTSNRLNLIGSLYSPDLQKIVEREDKRVGLILDGRFDRDTTLGLFYRSDQFPFVLHGVPAIWFFTGFHPDYHHTTDTVEKIDFPKMQKIVRLAYLTLFDVGDAAVTPTLKPGAADVQ from the coding sequence ATGCTCTCATTTAAGCAAGCGAAGTTCGCGGCCCTCGTTGCCTTGTGCGTTGGCGTTACGGCAGTAGCTCAGACAAGCACTATCCCGCAGCGCCTGCGCGCCGGATACAACGACATCTCGCAGGAACGCATGCGGGCCGATCTCACCTTCTTTGCGGGCGATGGCACAGAGGGTCGCATGACGCTCTCCGCCGGAGACCTCGCCGCGACGCAGTGGGTGGCTGCGGAGTTCGCCAAGGCTGGCTTGAAGCCCATTGCTACCGATGCAAACGGCAAGCCCAGTTACCTGCAGGCCGTTCCCGTCATCGACTACGCCAGCGACCCCAAGGCGACCGAGATCTCCTTCGAGCAGAATGGCAAGCATGAGAGCTGGCACGCGCCGCAGATCGGCGGAAGTTTTCGCGATCCTGTAAGCATCGACGCGGGGCTGGTCTACGTGGGCTACGGCATTACCGCGCCTGAGCTGCACTACGACGACTACGCAGGCGTCGATGTGAGCGGCAAGGTCGTCCTCATGATGGAGTACGAGCCGCAGGAGGACGACCAGCACTCGATCTTCAACGGTACCGGTCTTACCAGCCACGGTACATTGCGCGTGAAGGCGCTCAACGCCCAGCGGCATGGCGCCGTTGCGGTAATTATTTTGCCCGAACCCAACAGCACGCATCCTTCCACCGCAGCGCGTATGGCCCGCGTCTTTGCAGGCGTTACCGGCAAGCGCCTGACGCCGATCCCGCTGCAGCAACTCGATGGTGACGAACTCCACATCCCCCTGATGAACGTGCCTGTCGTCGTTGCGGACAAGTTTGTCTCTGCTTCGACCAGTGAGCTGCAGCGTTCCATCGACGCCGATCTCAAGCCGCGCTCGCAGGAAATCGTGGGTGCGAAGATCCACCTGCGCATGAAGAACCTGACCCGCACGCCCGGCGTGACGTACAACGCCGTCGGCCTGCTCGAAGGCAGCGACCCGAAGCTGCGTGCGGAGACGGTGATGCTCTCCGCGCACCACGACCACAATGGCGTCTCCGAAGTGGAAGAGCCGGACGGCACGCGCCACACCGGCATCTGGAGCGGAGCGGACGATAACGGCAGCGGCACGGTGGGCGTCGTTGCTCTGGCGCAGGCCTTCGCGAAGAACCCGGTGAAGCCGAAGCGCAGCTTGCTCTTCGTCGTCTTCGCGTCGGAGGAGCGCGGCTTTGAAGGCTCGAACTACCTCACGCAACATCCGCTCCGCGATCTCAGGACGACGCGCGCCCTCGTCAACTTCGACATGATCGGCCGCGATGAAAAGCCCAGCGCGCAGACCGAGGGACAGGTCGAGATCCCTGCGGATACAAGCAATCGCCTGAACCTGATTGGCTCGCTCTACTCACCCGATCTGCAGAAGATCGTGGAGCGCGAAGACAAGCGCGTCGGCCTTATCCTCGACGGCCGGTTCGACCGCGATACGACGCTCGGCCTCTTCTACCGCTCGGACCAGTTCCCCTTCGTCCTGCACGGCGTGCCGGCCATCTGGTTCTTCACCGGCTTCCATCCGGATTACCATCACACGACGGACACGGTGGAGAAGATCGACTTTCCCAAGATGCAGAAGATCGTGAGGCTGGCGTATCTCACACTGTTTGATGTGGGGGATGCAGCGGTGACGCCGACACTCAAACCCGGAGCAGCCGACGTCCAATAA
- a CDS encoding glycoside hydrolase family 16 protein produces the protein MLFQRLVVFLAAGIFVSSAIAQKIVAPPGWKLTWHDEFNGRDGSSPDPKKWVYDLGGSGWYNHELETYTARTKNVRMERGNLVIEAHREDFTGVDGKPQHFTSARLKTLGRFAQQYGRFEARIKIPQGRGAWPAFWMEGVSAAQVKWPACGEIDIMENIPKDPGRVYSTLHGPGFGASSLLQARHDLPEGQKLADDFHVYAVEWSKEKMTFFLDGAAYGSMVLDTPEHGRDLPFDQPFFMILNLAVGGDWPGPPDASTQFPLRMLVDYVRVYAKKN, from the coding sequence ATGTTGTTTCAACGCCTCGTTGTCTTTCTAGCTGCGGGAATCTTTGTATCTTCAGCCATCGCGCAGAAGATCGTGGCTCCTCCCGGTTGGAAGCTCACGTGGCACGATGAGTTCAACGGGAGGGACGGCTCTTCGCCCGATCCGAAGAAGTGGGTCTACGATCTCGGCGGCAGCGGCTGGTACAACCATGAGCTGGAGACCTACACGGCGCGAACGAAGAACGTGCGGATGGAGCGCGGCAATCTCGTGATCGAAGCGCATCGGGAGGACTTTACCGGTGTCGACGGTAAGCCGCAGCACTTCACCTCTGCTCGCTTGAAGACGCTGGGTAGATTTGCGCAGCAATATGGCCGCTTCGAGGCACGCATCAAAATTCCGCAGGGGCGTGGGGCGTGGCCTGCCTTCTGGATGGAGGGCGTCAGCGCGGCACAGGTGAAATGGCCAGCGTGCGGCGAGATCGACATCATGGAGAACATCCCCAAAGACCCCGGCCGGGTCTACTCCACGCTGCATGGCCCCGGCTTCGGAGCCAGCAGTCTCTTGCAGGCGCGCCACGATCTGCCCGAAGGACAAAAGCTTGCGGACGACTTCCACGTCTACGCCGTCGAGTGGAGCAAAGAGAAGATGACGTTCTTCCTCGATGGTGCCGCGTATGGCAGCATGGTGCTCGATACCCCGGAGCATGGCCGCGACCTTCCGTTCGACCAGCCCTTCTTTATGATTTTGAACCTCGCCGTCGGTGGAGACTGGCCCGGCCCTCCGGACGCAAGCACGCAGTTTCCGCTGCGGATGCTCGTCGACTATGTGCGTGTTTATGCAAAGAAAAATTAG
- a CDS encoding SPFH domain-containing protein: MSLFEQFNSESKTTLTQDVQLQRVKRLVRYAVLLVMTFVVLSVFFNYVASVTRIGAGHVGVEVVLSGSQRGASEIPIRTGWVFYSPLRSQIVEFPTFVQTVKWTESLSEGRPTNEAMSFNSKEGMEIYADVSLSYAIQPSRVPDFYVKYRVTDLDQFTHGILRDTVRNSLNEVASTFTVEQIYGEQKTEFLMRVQKLIQDRMDPVGVEIQQFGFIGAPRVPSVIANAITGKAQAIQDAERARNELAKTQAEAAKTIAEADGEAKASVTRAQGEAEANRIRQTSITPQLLELRKLENQRALIERWNGQLPSVETGGNTMMQLPPVR; the protein is encoded by the coding sequence ATGTCACTCTTTGAACAATTCAATTCTGAAAGTAAAACCACACTTACTCAGGATGTCCAGTTACAACGCGTAAAGAGATTGGTGCGTTATGCTGTCCTCTTAGTCATGACGTTTGTTGTGCTGAGTGTCTTCTTCAACTATGTGGCGTCTGTTACGCGCATCGGTGCCGGACACGTTGGCGTCGAGGTGGTCCTGAGTGGATCGCAGCGCGGCGCTTCGGAGATTCCGATTCGCACGGGCTGGGTCTTCTATAGCCCTCTGCGTTCGCAGATTGTGGAGTTCCCTACCTTCGTGCAGACGGTCAAATGGACGGAGAGCCTGAGCGAAGGCAGACCGACGAATGAAGCCATGAGCTTCAACTCGAAAGAGGGCATGGAGATCTACGCGGACGTCTCGCTCTCGTATGCGATCCAGCCCAGCCGCGTGCCGGACTTCTATGTGAAGTATCGCGTGACGGATCTCGATCAGTTCACGCACGGCATTCTGCGCGACACGGTACGCAACTCGCTTAACGAGGTCGCGTCTACGTTCACCGTGGAGCAGATCTACGGAGAACAGAAGACGGAGTTCCTGATGCGCGTGCAGAAGCTCATTCAGGACCGCATGGATCCTGTGGGCGTGGAGATCCAGCAGTTCGGCTTCATCGGTGCGCCGCGCGTCCCCAGCGTGATTGCCAACGCGATCACGGGCAAGGCGCAGGCGATCCAGGACGCCGAGCGTGCACGCAATGAGTTGGCGAAGACGCAGGCCGAAGCGGCGAAGACCATCGCCGAAGCAGACGGTGAAGCCAAAGCTTCTGTGACTCGCGCGCAAGGTGAGGCCGAAGCGAACCGCATTCGCCAGACCAGCATCACGCCGCAGCTGCTGGAGCTTCGCAAGCTGGAAAACCAGCGCGCCCTGATCGAGCGCTGGAACGGCCAGCTTCCCAGCGTGGAGACGGGCGGCAACACCATGATGCAGCTGCCGCCCGTTCGGTAA
- a CDS encoding mercuric reductase, whose amino-acid sequence MSDERFDAVILGSGQAGVPLAKDLAKAGQSVAIVESWHIGGTCVNVGCTPSKTLAASARVAYLAHRSSDFGISGGEIHTDMPAVIARKRQIVEHSNASNIKGLEKAGATIIMGEGGFAEQPASAGEYAIAVKAADGTERRLITKQVFLNTGERPVVPELKGLDNVPFLDSTSIMELEEVPDHLIVLGAGIVALEFAQMFHRFGAAVTVIERGTRLLPHEDEDICSCARDILLEDGLEILFETEAAEVSGTTGSIRLKLKDGKELHGTHLLVATGRRPNVESLHLDRVGVKQNEHGYIEVNDLLETGVPGIWALGDVKGPPAFTHVSYDDYRIVAANLLHNGSRRVSDRTLVYTIYTDPEIGRVGMNEMEARKAGKKIRVASVPMSYMARALEMAESRGMLKAIIDTETDLILGASIVGVEGGEVIAQIQLAMLGGLKYTVLRDAVFSHPTKSEVLNTLFMSLDS is encoded by the coding sequence ATGAGCGACGAACGTTTTGACGCAGTGATTCTCGGCAGTGGACAGGCGGGTGTACCGCTCGCAAAAGACCTGGCAAAGGCGGGCCAGAGTGTTGCCATCGTGGAGAGTTGGCACATCGGCGGCACCTGCGTGAACGTAGGCTGTACGCCCTCCAAGACGCTGGCGGCCAGCGCGCGCGTGGCGTACCTTGCGCACCGCTCATCGGATTTCGGCATCTCCGGCGGTGAGATCCACACTGATATGCCTGCGGTGATCGCCCGCAAGCGGCAGATCGTCGAACATTCGAATGCCAGTAACATCAAAGGCCTTGAAAAGGCAGGCGCGACCATCATCATGGGCGAAGGCGGCTTCGCCGAGCAGCCTGCGTCCGCTGGCGAATATGCCATCGCAGTGAAAGCAGCGGATGGAACCGAACGTCGTCTCATTACGAAGCAGGTCTTTTTGAATACCGGCGAACGTCCAGTGGTTCCTGAGCTGAAGGGGCTGGACAACGTTCCTTTCCTCGACAGCACCTCCATCATGGAGTTGGAAGAGGTGCCCGACCATCTCATCGTCCTGGGCGCGGGGATCGTTGCGTTGGAGTTCGCGCAGATGTTTCACCGCTTCGGTGCCGCGGTTACGGTGATCGAACGCGGCACGCGCCTGCTGCCGCATGAGGACGAGGACATCTGCAGTTGCGCGCGAGACATCCTTCTCGAAGACGGCCTGGAGATTCTCTTTGAGACGGAGGCTGCCGAGGTGAGCGGAACGACGGGCAGCATCCGCTTGAAGCTGAAGGACGGCAAGGAGCTGCATGGAACGCATCTTTTGGTCGCCACGGGCCGCCGTCCGAATGTTGAGTCGCTGCATCTCGACCGCGTGGGTGTGAAGCAGAACGAGCACGGCTATATCGAGGTGAACGACCTGCTTGAAACTGGCGTCCCAGGCATCTGGGCGCTTGGCGATGTGAAGGGGCCACCGGCGTTCACACACGTCTCGTACGACGACTATCGCATCGTCGCAGCAAACCTCTTGCACAATGGTTCGCGCCGCGTCAGCGATCGCACGCTGGTTTACACCATCTACACAGACCCCGAGATCGGGCGCGTTGGTATGAACGAGATGGAAGCCCGCAAGGCGGGGAAGAAGATCCGCGTCGCCAGCGTTCCGATGAGTTACATGGCGCGCGCGCTGGAGATGGCGGAGTCGCGCGGCATGTTGAAGGCGATCATCGATACAGAGACGGACCTGATCCTCGGCGCGTCTATCGTGGGAGTCGAAGGCGGCGAGGTGATCGCGCAGATCCAGCTCGCGATGTTGGGCGGCCTGAAGTACACGGTGCTGCGCGATGCGGTCTTCTCGCATCCCACGAAGTCCGAAGTACTGAACACGCTCTTTATGAGCCTCGACTCATAG
- the glyA gene encoding serine hydroxymethyltransferase — MSIDFAAPLASSDPEIAALIEKEIVRQHEGLEMIASENFVSRAVMEAAGTVFTNKYAEGYPGKRYYGGCEFADVVENIARDRAKELFGAEHVNVQPHSGSQANAAAYMSIIQPGDTLLGLDLAHGGHLTHGHKLNFSGKLYKIVGYHVRRDTEVVDYDELEALAKREMPKVIVGGGSAYPRQFDFPRMRQIADAVGAKLMVDMAHFAGLVAGGAHPSPVPYADIVTTTTHKTLRGPRSGMILSKQELAASIDRSVFPGQQGGPLVHVVAAKAVAFKEALQPDFKVYAAQVVANAKALAEALAGEGYRVISGGTDTHLLLVDVFAKGMFGSEAENALGAAGITVNKNAIPYDTNPPMKPSGVRFGTPALTTRGMKEPEMREIAAWIAEALEHRNDAGRLEQIRGRVGEMAEKFPLYDWLRA; from the coding sequence ATGTCGATCGATTTTGCCGCTCCGCTTGCCTCCTCTGATCCCGAGATTGCAGCACTTATAGAAAAAGAAATTGTCCGCCAGCACGAAGGTCTGGAGATGATTGCCTCGGAAAACTTTGTCAGCCGCGCCGTGATGGAAGCGGCTGGAACCGTCTTTACCAACAAGTATGCCGAAGGTTATCCCGGCAAGCGCTACTACGGTGGTTGCGAGTTCGCCGATGTGGTGGAGAATATCGCCCGCGATCGCGCCAAGGAGCTCTTCGGCGCGGAGCACGTCAACGTACAGCCCCACTCCGGTTCGCAGGCCAATGCCGCGGCGTACATGAGCATCATTCAGCCGGGCGATACGCTGCTCGGGCTCGACCTCGCGCATGGCGGACATCTCACGCACGGGCACAAGCTGAACTTTTCCGGCAAGCTTTACAAGATCGTCGGCTACCATGTGCGTCGCGATACCGAAGTCGTGGACTATGACGAGCTGGAAGCTCTCGCCAAGCGCGAGATGCCGAAGGTGATCGTCGGCGGCGGCTCTGCGTACCCGCGCCAGTTCGATTTTCCCCGCATGCGGCAGATTGCGGACGCCGTGGGAGCAAAGCTCATGGTGGACATGGCGCATTTCGCGGGCCTCGTCGCCGGTGGAGCGCATCCTTCGCCCGTACCGTATGCCGACATCGTCACGACGACGACGCATAAGACCCTGCGCGGACCGCGCTCCGGCATGATTCTTTCGAAGCAGGAGCTTGCCGCCAGCATCGACCGCAGCGTCTTTCCTGGACAGCAGGGCGGACCTCTCGTCCACGTTGTTGCGGCGAAGGCCGTGGCCTTCAAGGAGGCCCTGCAGCCGGACTTCAAGGTTTACGCCGCGCAGGTCGTCGCGAACGCGAAGGCGCTGGCTGAGGCGCTCGCCGGAGAAGGCTATCGCGTCATCTCCGGCGGTACGGACACGCATCTTTTGCTCGTGGATGTCTTTGCCAAGGGTATGTTCGGCAGTGAAGCCGAGAACGCGCTAGGAGCTGCGGGCATCACGGTGAACAAGAATGCGATTCCCTACGACACCAACCCGCCGATGAAGCCCAGTGGCGTCCGCTTTGGAACGCCGGCGCTCACCACGCGCGGCATGAAGGAGCCGGAGATGCGCGAGATCGCCGCCTGGATCGCAGAGGCGCTGGAGCATCGCAACGATGCCGGTCGCCTGGAGCAGATTCGTGGCCGCGTCGGCGAGATGGCGGAGAAGTTTCCGCTCTACGATTGGCTTCGCGCGTAA
- a CDS encoding alpha/beta hydrolase family protein, producing the protein MFGKLYSQWMFKWETALTTRDTNRIVRPMEWGFDWLSDFSATAASATEQDADALEKMLRINDEIVANGEAFYGYDTPTDFRLEERFPDLFPTNVRPETLKQAAQVRADAESGKLDKAQFLRFTSPVRTKHPENDQVNARWYPEPEDKRKPGPRQAIIVMPQWNADAFSHNALCSIFNKFGVAGLRLSKPYHDVRRPAELERSDYAVSSNVGRTISACRQAVVDIRSCVDWLESQGYEQIGVLGTSLGSCYAFMAAAFDSRLQVCVFNHASTRFGDVVWTGQSTRHVREAFEQVGMGQAEVRRVFMGISPESVMDRYAAETSRQTLVIHATYDLTFLREFSLEVLTAFRQRGVDFVSKVLPCGHYTTGETPYKYMDGWWMGSFVYKAYKRLRERAAKPAASAA; encoded by the coding sequence ATGTTCGGAAAGCTTTATTCGCAGTGGATGTTCAAGTGGGAGACTGCGCTCACCACACGAGACACCAACCGTATTGTGCGGCCAATGGAATGGGGCTTCGACTGGCTCAGTGACTTTAGCGCGACGGCTGCCTCTGCCACGGAGCAGGACGCCGATGCGCTGGAGAAGATGCTCCGCATCAATGATGAGATCGTTGCTAACGGCGAAGCGTTCTATGGCTATGACACGCCTACGGATTTTCGACTGGAAGAGCGTTTCCCTGACCTCTTTCCCACGAACGTCCGTCCCGAGACGCTGAAGCAGGCGGCGCAGGTACGTGCCGATGCCGAGAGCGGAAAGCTGGACAAGGCGCAGTTTCTACGGTTTACCTCGCCCGTTCGTACCAAGCATCCGGAGAATGACCAGGTGAATGCGCGCTGGTATCCGGAGCCGGAAGACAAGCGGAAGCCCGGCCCGAGGCAGGCGATCATCGTGATGCCGCAGTGGAATGCGGATGCCTTCAGCCACAACGCTCTTTGTTCGATCTTCAACAAGTTCGGCGTCGCGGGTCTGCGCCTGTCGAAGCCGTACCATGATGTCCGCCGACCGGCGGAGCTGGAGCGCAGCGACTACGCCGTGAGTTCCAATGTGGGACGAACCATCTCTGCCTGCCGTCAGGCGGTGGTGGACATCCGCAGCTGTGTGGACTGGCTGGAGTCGCAGGGGTACGAGCAGATCGGTGTTCTGGGGACAAGTCTGGGGAGCTGCTATGCGTTTATGGCGGCGGCGTTCGATTCGCGTCTGCAGGTCTGCGTCTTCAATCATGCTTCGACGCGCTTTGGAGACGTCGTCTGGACGGGCCAGAGCACGCGGCATGTGCGCGAGGCGTTTGAGCAGGTGGGCATGGGGCAGGCTGAGGTACGGCGGGTCTTCATGGGCATCAGCCCGGAGAGCGTGATGGACCGCTATGCGGCGGAGACGTCGCGCCAGACGCTGGTCATTCACGCAACCTACGATCTGACGTTCCTGCGGGAGTTTTCGCTGGAGGTGCTCACGGCCTTCCGGCAGCGCGGTGTGGACTTTGTCAGCAAGGTTCTGCCCTGCGGGCACTACACCACGGGCGAGACGCCGTACAAGTATATGGATGGATGGTGGATGGGGAGCTTTGTTTACAAGGCCTACAAGCGGCTGCGAGAACGGGCCGCAAAACCTGCAGCCTCGGCGGCTTAG